ACCCCGATTTTCTTCAAAGGCTTCAGCCAGCCGACGAGGGTTTCGGCCATCTCGGCCGGCATGGTGGTAAGTGAGATAAAGAAGGCAATTCCCACAAAGAGCAGAATCCTTAAAGAGAAGCTGGCCGCCATCGAAATCCCTCCTCTGGTGAGATTGAATCCGAATATCTGCATGACGGTTTCGGTATCGCGCGCGGAGAAAAGAAGATGATATAATGCGGTAATCAGAACCAAAAAGATGAATGGCTTGCCATTGCGCAAGATTGTTCCCGCGCTGATGTCCGAGAATAAGAGGAGGAGGATTATCCCTGCAATTATCATAAGATAAAAGAGAGCTGAAGTGGTGAACATGGCTACAACCATTACAAAGAGAGCGGCCAAAATCTTCGCCCTTGGGTCAAGCCGATGCCCGAACGAATCAGATGGCTGATACTGGCCGATTATAATGCGACTGATCAATTCCGGTTATACCTTTCTTAAAATTCAATTTAAGCGACTCTCTTTCCTCTGTCAATTGTCCCGGCCAGGATAAAAAAACCCCCCGTTTGGGCCGGGGGGTCTCTTAATGCAATGGATAATGAAACCGGGCTTATTTGAGAAGAACCATCTTCTTGGTTTCCTTATCCGCACCTCTTGAGATTTTATAGAAATAGAGACCGCTGGCCACGCGGTGTCCGGATTGATCGTTTCCATCCCACTCAATATCAAATTCTCCCGGAATCTGCTTCCGGTCGACCAGGGTCCTGATTTCCTGACCCAAAACATTGTAGATTTTTAAAATCGTATTGGGAATAGGAAAGGCGCCGGTGTTCTGAATTGAATACCGAATATGGGTAATGGGATTGAATGGGTTGGGATAGTTCTGTTCCAATACGAAACTTTTCGGGAAGGCGGCAGGATTCCGACCATCACTAATATCCGTGGGAATGGCCCCGAAGAAATTGAGAATATTAGCCATAATCGTATCGCGATTGGAGAACTGTGAAGGCCATTGATTGGTGTTTGAGATGGCCTCATATCCCCACGAGAAAAAGACTACCCGATGGGCCCCGGCATAGCTCAGGGCAGAATAGTTGCTTCCGATAGAAAACTTAAATGCCGGCAGCGCACCGTTCACCGGTATGATTTGCTGAGAGAGACTAAACACTTGCTTGCCGTTGTTGTCATATTTCACTTTTAGTCCCTCACCTATCGGCGAATCGGCAATCCCCAGATGCTGAAAATAGAAGAGGGCTCCTCCAAATCGGGCATGCAGATAATTATCCATGAAGACCGAATCCTCAAGGCGGAGCTCCCCGGCCAGCCCCTGTCCGGTGAGGAATAAGTTGCCCCCGTTATCGAGATATTCTTTCATGGCCGCGATATCGGCCGCCTGCAAATAATCTGTGGCGCTGTCGCCCGTAAACCAGACGACCATATGATAATTATTAAGCACGGCGCCCGGCGGACTGCCAACGGCCTTTTTCTCCCAGACATCGGAGGGAACGCGTTTCTTGTATAGATCGCCAACATACATGGTATCATATCTGGCGCCGCGATCATCATCGACTACCAGAATCTGCGCCCGGCCGACCTGCCGCTCTCTGCCGAATACGGCCTTAAAGGCGCCGCCGTCGGATTCAACCGTGACAAAGAAAGAATCGTAGCGCGGCACAACCGAATCCGGGATGGTGAATACTATCGGGTCGCCGGCGTTATCGACCACGGATCCATCACCATTTATGACAGCCCTGAAAACGGACGGAGTTGTAAAAATAATTCCGGGATCGTCCGCGCTGAGGGTGATTGTAGCATTATGAGCGGTCAGCCAATCATTTCGCAGATTAAAATAGAACATGACCTGTTCACCGGGATCAAAAATACCGTCGGCATTGGCATCCGCAAAAAT
This window of the Candidatus Zixiibacteriota bacterium genome carries:
- a CDS encoding energy-coupling factor transporter transmembrane component T, translating into MISRIIIGQYQPSDSFGHRLDPRAKILAALFVMVVAMFTTSALFYLMIIAGIILLLLFSDISAGTILRNGKPFIFLVLITALYHLLFSARDTETVMQIFGFNLTRGGISMAASFSLRILLFVGIAFFISLTTMPAEMAETLVGWLKPLKKIGVPVNDIGLIVFIAMRFIPVLAEEMDTIRQAQLVRGVDFSGGLKKRGRNLLFLLIPVFQSAIRRADELAIAIESRGYISGAPRSSLKIFRFRSADWLFMSGAVVVVTILFLIMRG